In Geotalea uraniireducens, the genomic window CCTTGCGGCATCGTCGGCGTTCTCAATGGGCCCAGATCATCAGCAGGAAGACCGTGGCGAAAATGTAGAGCATGTACAGATGCAACCGGCCGTGCTGCAGCCGGCGAAGTACGGCGAACGAAGCGCCGGCCGCCTTGAATGACGGGACCAGCAGCCGCTCCAGGACGGTTTCGGTCGGTGCGTAACTGAAGCGTCCCTGTCGGGGCGCCAGGCCGGCGATGGTCGGCCACTCCCGTTTCGGGCGGACTACGCCGGCGAACAGGTTGACCAGCAGTTCGGTAAACGAGACGCCGGTGTACTGGATGCGCGGTGTCGGCCGGAGATAGCCGCAGCCCCAGGTGGCGGCCGTTGCCCGGGGCTGGGCGCGCAGTCGCCAGCGGAAGGCCAGGGCCAGCAGGCCGAGCAGGAGCAGCAGGGCGGCGCTGCCGCCGGCCAGCCAGCTGAGCGCTTCGCCGAGCTCCGCCGTGCCGCTGAGCCGGGGCAGTGGCGCGCCGTATGCCTGGGCCGGCATCCGGACCAGGTCGAGAAGCGCCGTCGGGAACAGTCCGCCCGCGAGGCAGAGGGCCGCCAAAAGTCCCATCGGCAGGAGCATCGGCCAGGCCGCCTCGTGGCCGGCCGCTACCGCGGCGCTCCGGGGGGCGCCGAGGAAGGCGGTGCCGTACAGCTTGACGAAGGCGATGACCGCAATTCCGCCGACCAGTGCCAGAACGGGGGCGAGCAGGGCGATAAACGGCATCGGCGCGCTGAGCGCCTCGTTGAAAAAGCCGAGATAGAGGACGAATTCGCCGACGAAGCCGTTCAGCGGCGGCAGGCCGCAGATGGCGACGGCGCCGGTCAGCACCAGCGCCGCGGTCCAGGGAAGATGCCGAGCCAGTCCCCCCATCCGGTCGAGCTGCCGGCTGTCGGTGGCGTGGATCATGCTCCCGGAGCCGAAGAAGAGAAGCGGCTTGAACAGGCTGTGGTTGAAGATATGGATGAGCGCGCCGGCCATGCCGCAGCCGAACAGCGGGCCGTTGCCCGTCGCCTGGCCATAGAGGGCGGTGCCGATGCCGATGCCGACGATGCCGATATTTTCGATGCTGCTGCAGGCAAGGAGCCGTTTCAGGTCCCGTTGGGCGGCGGCCAGGACAATGCCGAGCAGCGCCGAGGCGGCGCCGAGGGTGAGCAGTAGCACTCCCCACCAGCGGAGGGGGAGGGCGAAAAACGATACGGTGCGAAGGATGCCGTAAATCCCCATCTTCAGCATCACCCCGGACATCAGGGCCGAGACGTGGCTCGGGGCGTTGGCGTGGGCACCGGGGAGCCAGATGTGGAGCGGCATCAGCCCCGCCTTGGCGCCGAAGCCGACCAGTGCCGCCAGGAAGATGACCGCGGCCGGCACGAGCGCGGCGTTCAGGGTGTGGGGCGCCGGGAAGAGGAACGATCCGGTCGTGGCGCGCAGCACGGAAAAGAGGAGCAGGAGGGCGGTGGTGCCAACGTGGGTAGCGATCAGGTAGACCATCCCGGCCTCCCGGACCTCGGCCCGCCGGTGTTCGACGGCCAGCAGGAAG contains:
- a CDS encoding proton-conducting transporter membrane subunit, which produces MESALEGVTDSASLVLIAISLMAISGIPGLLLRRVGGGQRLAALLTVVSALLGLPASLSLLLAGRTVTFGVDWGLPFGPCELAIDPLSAFFLIPVFLVAACGAVYALGYWPAATNPATEPPLTFFYGLLAAAMAFLLVARNGVLFLIAWEVMAMAAYFLLAVEHRRAEVREAGMVYLIATHVGTTALLLLFSVLRATTGSFLFPAPHTLNAALVPAAVIFLAALVGFGAKAGLMPLHIWLPGAHANAPSHVSALMSGVMLKMGIYGILRTVSFFALPLRWWGVLLLTLGAASALLGIVLAAAQRDLKRLLACSSIENIGIVGIGIGTALYGQATGNGPLFGCGMAGALIHIFNHSLFKPLLFFGSGSMIHATDSRQLDRMGGLARHLPWTAALVLTGAVAICGLPPLNGFVGEFVLYLGFFNEALSAPMPFIALLAPVLALVGGIAVIAFVKLYGTAFLGAPRSAAVAAGHEAAWPMLLPMGLLAALCLAGGLFPTALLDLVRMPAQAYGAPLPRLSGTAELGEALSWLAGGSAALLLLLGLLALAFRWRLRAQPRATAATWGCGYLRPTPRIQYTGVSFTELLVNLFAGVVRPKREWPTIAGLAPRQGRFSYAPTETVLERLLVPSFKAAGASFAVLRRLQHGRLHLYMLYIFATVFLLMIWAH